Proteins from a single region of Xyrauchen texanus isolate HMW12.3.18 chromosome 7, RBS_HiC_50CHRs, whole genome shotgun sequence:
- the LOC127646815 gene encoding cytochrome P450 27C1-like, whose product MVLQCTILHMGRKSLLQEMCKQFFLQAHGLHKSRASDSLDIVAHSPAALKEENMGRPAEEAQKVERVKTLQEMPGPSTISNLMEFFYRDGFSRIHEIQIEHSQKYGKIFKSRFGPQLVVSISDRDLVAQVLRAEGLAPQRGNMESWKEYRDLRGRSTGLISAEGGEWLKMRSVLRQLVMRPKDVAVFSPDVNAVVSDLVDRIKTLRSQQNDGLTVLNINDLFFKYAMEGVATILYETRLGCLEDKIPKMSQEYIAALHLMFSSFKTTMYAGAIPKWLRPIIPKPWEEFCSSWDGLFRFSQIHVDKRLSEIKKKIEKGEAIKGGLLTHMLVTREMNLEEIYANMTEMLLAGVDTTSFTLSWSAYLLARHPMVQQEIFEEVDRVLGGRVPTGEDVTSLPLIRGLVKETLRLFPVLPGNGRVTQDDLIIGGYFIPKGTQLALCHYSTSMEEENFPHADEFRPDRWIRKYASDRVDNFGSIPFGYGIRSCIGKRIAELEMHLSLTQILQNFHIEVSPQTTDVRAKTHGLLCPGAPIDLRFVDRK is encoded by the exons ATGGTTCTTCAGTGCACTATTCTGCACATGGGCCGCAAGAGTCTGCTCCAGGAGATGTGTAAGCAGTTTTTCCTGCAAGCCCACGGGCTGCACAAGTCCAGGGCGAGCGACTCTCTGGATATCGTGGCGCACAGTCCGGCGGCTCTCAAGGAGGAGAACATGGGGCGCCCTGCCGAGGAGGCACAGAAGGTGGAGAGAGTAAAGACGCTGCAAGAGATGCCCGGACCCAGCACGATCTCCAACCTCATGGAGTTCTTCTACCGGGATGGCTTCAGCCGCATCCATGAGATTCAG ATTGAACACTCTCAGAAGTATGGGAAGATCTTTAAGTCTCGATTTGGACCTCAGCTGGTGGTATCCATCTCTGACAGAGACTTGGTTGCTCAGGTTCTCAGGGCTGAAGGTTTGGCACCTCAGAGAGGAAACATGGAGTCCTGGAAGGAATATAGAGACCTGAGGGGGAGATCCACTGGACTCATTTCAGC CGAGGGGGGCGAGTGGCTGAAGATGCGCAGTGTTCTTCGTCAGCTTGTCATGCGCCCAAAAGATGTAGCCGTTTTCTCCCCTGATGTTAATGCCGTGGTATCTGACCTGGTGGACAGAATCAAGACACTGCGAAGCCAACAGAATGACGGCCTAACTGTCCTCAACATCAATGACCTATTCTTCAAATATGCAATGGAAG GTGTGGCAACCATTTTGTAtgagactcgactgggctgcttgGAAGACAAAATTCCCAAGATGAGTCAGGAGTACATTGCTGCACTGCACCTCATGTTCAGCTCTTTTAAGACCACCATGTACGCCGGTGCCATTCCCAAATGGCTGCGTCCCATCATTCCCAAACCCTGGGAGGAGTTTTGCAGCTCATGGGATGGCCTCTTTAGATTCA gcCAGATCCATGTGGACAAGAGGCTTTCAGAGATCAAAAAGAAGATTGAGAAGGGCGAAGCGATTAAAGGAGGGTTGTTGACTCATATGCTTGTCACCAGAGAGATGAATTTGGAGGAGATCTACGCAAACATGACAGAAATGCTCCTGGCTGGGGTTGACACG ACCTCTTTCACACTGTCATGGAGCGCATACCTTCTGGCAAGACATCCCATGGTACAGCAGGAGATCTTTGAGGAAGTGGACCGTGTGCTGGGTGGACGGGTCCCTACTGGAGAGGATGTTACTTCTTTGCCCCTGATTAGAGGGCTTGTAAAAGAAACGCTCAG GCTTTTCCCTGTTCTCCCTGGAAATGGCCGTGTTACACAGGATGATTTAATCATTGGAGGTTATTTCATCCCTAAAGGG ACTCAGCTTGCTCTGTGTCATTACTCCACCTCCATGGAGGAGGAGAACTTCCCCCATGCTGATGAGTTCCGTCCAGACCGCTGGATCCGCAAGTATGCCTCTGACCGCGTCGATAATTTTGGCTCCATTCCGTTTGGTTACGGTATCCGCAGTTGCATCGGTAAAAGAATAGCAGAGCTGGAGATGCATCTGTCTCttacacag ATCCTTCAGAACTTCCACATTGAGGTGTCTCCCCAGACCACTGATGTTCGTGCTAAAACTCATGGCCTCCTCTGTCCGGGAGCACCCATCGACCTTAGATTTGTGGACCGAAAGTAG